In a genomic window of Pedobacter sp. KBS0701:
- a CDS encoding DUF3817 domain-containing protein — MNSSLSIFRKVAVAEGISYLLLLFVAMPLKYFAGLPLYVKYTGWAHGLLFVLYAATLILAWQEQKWKFGKTVLIFLASLLPFMPFVVDRKLKDERPK; from the coding sequence ATGAATAGCTCCCTTTCTATTTTCCGTAAAGTAGCCGTAGCAGAAGGAATATCGTACCTGCTTTTACTATTTGTAGCCATGCCATTAAAATACTTCGCCGGATTACCTTTGTATGTAAAGTATACCGGATGGGCACATGGCCTGTTATTTGTATTATATGCTGCTACCTTAATTTTGGCCTGGCAAGAGCAAAAATGGAAGTTTGGTAAAACTGTTTTGATTTTTTTAGCATCACTTTTACCATTTATGCCCTTTGTGGTTGATCGGAAATTAAAAGACGAAAGGCCAAAATAA